One part of the Marichromatium purpuratum 984 genome encodes these proteins:
- the hisB gene encoding imidazoleglycerol-phosphate dehydratase HisB, which produces MSAETTHRRAQVARDTLETQIRVTLDLDGTGQGSFRTGVPFLEHMLDQIARHGLIDLQVEAEGDLHIDAHHTVEDIGITFGQALAQALGDKRGIRRYGHAYVPLDEALSRVVVDLSGRPGLTYAVPFTRAQVGAFEVDLFQEFFQGLVNHAALTLHIDNLRGTNAHHQAETMFKAFGRALRMAVEPDPRMAGITPSTKGAL; this is translated from the coding sequence ATGTCTGCTGAGACCACACACCGCCGCGCGCAGGTCGCGCGCGATACCCTGGAGACCCAGATCCGCGTCACGCTCGATCTCGACGGGACTGGCCAGGGCAGTTTCCGCACCGGCGTCCCCTTCCTCGAGCACATGCTCGACCAGATCGCGCGTCACGGTCTGATCGACCTGCAGGTCGAGGCCGAGGGCGATCTCCATATCGACGCGCATCACACCGTCGAGGACATCGGCATCACCTTCGGTCAGGCGCTGGCCCAGGCGCTCGGCGACAAGCGCGGCATCCGCCGCTACGGTCATGCCTATGTGCCGCTCGACGAGGCGCTGTCGCGGGTGGTGGTGGACCTCTCGGGACGCCCCGGGCTGACCTATGCCGTGCCCTTCACCCGCGCCCAGGTCGGCGCTTTCGAGGTCGATCTGTTCCAGGAGTTCTTCCAGGGGCTGGTCAACCACGCCGCGCTGACCCTGCACATCGACAACCTGCGCGGCACCAACGCCCACCACCAGGCCGAGACCATGTTCAAGGCCTTCGGGCGGGCGCTGCGCATGGCCGTCGAGCCCGATCCGCGCATGGCCGGGATCACCCCCTCGACCAAGGGCGCGCTGTGA
- the dtd gene encoding D-aminoacyl-tRNA deacylase, giving the protein MIGLLQRVSRARVTVGDEVVGAIDRGLLVLVGVQRGDTEARAERLLERLLGYRVFPDAEERMNLSLRDIDGGLLLVPQFTLAADTRKGTRPGFSSAAPPEEGRRLFELLLERARAAHPAVQCGRFGADMQVELVNDGPVTFWLET; this is encoded by the coding sequence GTGATCGGGTTGCTGCAACGGGTGAGCCGGGCGCGGGTGACGGTCGGCGACGAGGTGGTCGGCGCCATCGATCGCGGTCTGCTGGTGCTGGTCGGGGTACAGCGTGGCGACACCGAGGCGCGTGCCGAGCGGTTGCTCGAACGTCTGCTCGGCTATCGCGTCTTTCCCGACGCCGAGGAGCGGATGAACCTCAGCCTGCGCGACATCGACGGCGGGCTGCTGCTGGTGCCCCAGTTCACCCTCGCCGCCGACACCCGCAAGGGCACCCGCCCCGGCTTCAGCAGCGCCGCGCCCCCCGAGGAGGGCCGACGCCTGTTCGAGCTGCTGCTCGAGCGCGCCCGCGCCGCGCACCCCGCCGTGCAGTGCGGGCGCTTCGGCGCCGACATGCAGGTCGAGCTGGTCAACGACGGTCCGGTGACCTTCTGGCTGGAGACATGA
- a CDS encoding DUF2939 domain-containing protein, whose translation MKLLPLLLAVALLLGLGYVAAGPYLTVAQIRTGLVERDPVMLEQHVDFPRLRAGLKDQLNVRLLEEAQDDGETSNPLALALVGLATQLIDKVVDTFVTPAGLARIMAGETPEPGAELPTAPVEEADAPDDGGGERRPFADARYVYDDLDTFSVWVPTEDGRELRCVLERDGLRWRLVNIVLPRD comes from the coding sequence ATGAAGCTCCTCCCCCTGCTACTTGCCGTCGCCCTGCTGCTCGGGCTCGGCTATGTCGCCGCCGGCCCTTACCTGACCGTGGCGCAGATCCGCACCGGTCTCGTCGAGCGCGACCCGGTCATGCTCGAACAGCACGTCGACTTCCCACGGCTACGCGCCGGGCTCAAGGACCAGCTCAACGTCCGTCTGCTCGAAGAGGCCCAGGACGACGGCGAGACGTCCAACCCGCTCGCGCTGGCGCTGGTGGGTCTGGCCACGCAACTGATCGACAAGGTGGTGGACACTTTCGTCACCCCGGCGGGGCTGGCCAGGATCATGGCCGGCGAGACCCCGGAGCCGGGCGCGGAGCTGCCGACGGCCCCGGTCGAAGAGGCGGACGCGCCCGACGACGGCGGCGGCGAGCGCCGCCCCTTCGCCGACGCCCGCTATGTCTACGACGACCTCGACACCTTCTCGGTCTGGGTGCCGACCGAAGACGGGCGTGAACTCCGCTGCGTGCTCGAGCGCGACGGACTGCGCTGGCGGCTGGTCAACATCGTGTTGCCACGGGACTGA
- the pip gene encoding prolyl aminopeptidase produces MQSTAQFLHPITDPFAVHRLDVGDGHQLYVEECGRRDGVPAVFLHGGPGAGCEPAHRGFFDPGRYRAVLFDQRGCGRSRPHAELGANTTWDLVEDIERIREHLGIERWLVFGGSWGSTLALAYAETHPERVAALVVRGIFLCRDAEIQWFYQEGANWVFPDHWAGFLDPIPETERGDLLHAYHRRLTGEDEVARMAAAKAWSIWEGRCSTLHPNRTVSDHFADPHLALSLARIECHYFVNHAFLAPEQLLRDAGRLAEIPGVIVQGRYDLICPMRSAWELHQVWPGARFEVVPDAGHSAFEPGIQRALVAATDRFAVELGGGAA; encoded by the coding sequence ATGCAGAGCACAGCGCAATTCCTCCACCCCATCACCGACCCCTTCGCTGTCCACCGGTTGGACGTGGGCGACGGGCATCAGCTCTATGTCGAGGAGTGCGGGCGGCGCGACGGTGTACCCGCCGTTTTCCTCCACGGCGGTCCCGGTGCCGGTTGCGAGCCGGCACACCGCGGTTTCTTCGACCCCGGGCGCTATCGCGCGGTGCTGTTCGACCAGCGGGGTTGCGGGCGCTCGCGCCCGCACGCCGAGCTTGGCGCCAACACTACCTGGGACCTGGTCGAGGATATCGAGCGCATTCGCGAGCACCTCGGCATCGAGCGCTGGCTGGTGTTCGGCGGCTCCTGGGGCTCGACCCTGGCGCTGGCCTATGCCGAGACCCATCCCGAGCGGGTCGCGGCACTGGTGGTGCGCGGCATCTTTCTCTGTCGCGACGCCGAGATCCAGTGGTTCTACCAGGAGGGCGCGAACTGGGTCTTCCCCGATCACTGGGCGGGCTTCCTCGATCCGATCCCCGAGACCGAGCGTGGTGATCTGTTGCACGCCTATCACCGCCGTCTCACCGGCGAGGACGAGGTCGCGCGCATGGCCGCGGCCAAGGCCTGGTCGATCTGGGAGGGACGCTGTTCGACCCTGCATCCCAACCGCACCGTCAGCGATCACTTCGCCGATCCCCACCTGGCGCTGAGTCTGGCGCGGATCGAGTGTCACTACTTCGTCAATCACGCCTTTCTCGCCCCCGAACAGTTGTTGCGCGACGCCGGACGGCTGGCCGAGATCCCCGGGGTGATCGTGCAGGGGCGCTACGATCTCATCTGTCCGATGCGCTCGGCCTGGGAGCTGCATCAGGTCTGGCCCGGGGCGCGCTTCGAGGTGGTGCCCGATGCCGGTCACTCGGCCTTCGAGCCGGGGATCCAGCGCGCCCTGGTGGCCGCCACCGATCGCTTCGCCGTCGAACTCGGCGGGGGGGCGGCGTGA